Proteins encoded by one window of Sediminicoccus rosea:
- a CDS encoding cation:proton antiporter yields the protein MRVAIEVLAALLLVGGAGVVGLAALGVARLTDPFMRMHAAAKAGVAGAGLMLLGAGLAFGTPAALLTALAAIAFLLLTAPLASHALGRAAYVAGAPLGAASVADALSGVLHRKVFDIDPSRTLRTRTARAPNPEETPMSAIPEFRRPVDPVLRDQPGVEAAALRRILVCLVGGPSQAAAATAAMRLAGPTGAAVTGLSGVGLEPRIWRGPMPVGGAFWADWLASRSRARLREAAAAALGEFETAAAAHPSIRAAARHEENSAREIASLLAGQDLIIVPAGIGPHGPESEPGHELAAALATGRVAPVLRVRELPETVRGVVLIVGDAPGSGALAAGLLRSGLWSAAPISILPIGEERSSLREMVEAQAELLREHGRRVAVMAPIDATAAPEELRARLVFFDAAVVPCLSTCYGGVLDSLRHCAFETTARTVPLSLLP from the coding sequence ATGAGGGTGGCGATCGAGGTCCTGGCCGCGCTGCTGCTGGTCGGTGGCGCCGGGGTGGTGGGGCTGGCCGCGCTCGGTGTCGCCCGGCTGACCGATCCCTTCATGCGCATGCACGCGGCGGCCAAGGCGGGCGTGGCCGGGGCGGGGCTGATGCTGCTCGGCGCCGGGCTTGCCTTCGGCACGCCGGCCGCGCTCCTGACCGCGCTCGCCGCCATCGCCTTCCTGCTGCTGACGGCGCCGCTCGCCTCCCATGCGCTGGGTCGCGCCGCCTATGTCGCGGGCGCGCCGCTGGGCGCGGCATCGGTGGCCGATGCCCTTTCGGGCGTCCTCCACCGCAAGGTCTTCGACATTGACCCGAGCCGCACCCTCCGGACCCGGACGGCGCGCGCCCCCAACCCCGAGGAAACCCCGATGAGCGCCATTCCGGAGTTCCGGCGGCCGGTCGATCCGGTCCTGCGTGACCAGCCGGGGGTCGAAGCGGCGGCCTTGCGGCGCATCCTGGTGTGCCTTGTCGGCGGGCCGTCGCAGGCGGCCGCGGCCACGGCGGCAATGCGCCTCGCGGGGCCTACCGGCGCCGCCGTCACCGGCCTGTCCGGCGTGGGGCTGGAGCCGCGGATCTGGCGCGGCCCCATGCCGGTGGGCGGCGCCTTCTGGGCGGATTGGCTCGCCTCCCGCAGCCGTGCCCGCCTGCGGGAAGCGGCAGCGGCCGCGCTCGGGGAATTCGAGACCGCTGCCGCCGCGCACCCCTCCATCCGCGCCGCGGCACGCCATGAGGAGAATTCGGCCCGCGAGATCGCGTCGCTGCTGGCCGGCCAGGATCTCATCATCGTGCCGGCCGGCATTGGCCCCCATGGCCCGGAAAGCGAGCCCGGCCATGAACTGGCCGCGGCGCTGGCCACAGGCAGGGTCGCGCCGGTGCTGCGGGTGCGGGAACTGCCGGAGACCGTCCGGGGTGTGGTGCTGATCGTGGGCGACGCCCCGGGGTCCGGCGCGCTGGCGGCGGGACTGCTGCGCAGCGGGCTCTGGTCCGCCGCCCCCATCTCGATCCTGCCCATCGGCGAGGAGCGGAGCAGCCTGCGCGAGATGGTGGAGGCCCAGGCCGAACTGCTGCGCGAGCATGGCCGGCGGGTCGCAGTCATGGCGCCGATCGACGCGACCGCCGCGCCGGAGGAGTTGCGCGCGCGCCTCGTCTTCTTCGATGCGGCGGTGGTTCCCTGCCTTTCCACGTGCTACGGCGGTGTCCTCGACAGCCTCCGGCACTGCGCCTTCGAAACGACGGCGCGGACCGTCCCGCTCAGTCTCCTTCCCTGA
- a CDS encoding SMP-30/gluconolactonase/LRE family protein, with translation MSGMIERYPDPAVRVLDPAFNALRLPLAGLERLWTGGRWGEGPVWFGDHRCLIWSDIPNNRMLRWSESTGLVDEFRKPSNNANGNTRDREGRLVTCEHLTGRVVRTEHDGRITVIAEHYQGKRLNSPNDVVVKSDGSIWFTDPPFGLLGFYEGEKRAPELPHTNLYRVDGQTGAITCVADDVDHPNGLAFSPDERILYVIESRSEPRNILAYDVDGARLRNRRVLVRCEPGETPDGFRVDVAGNLWCGWGMGAPGLDGVKVFNPAGQPIGFIDLPERCANLAFGGRHRNRLFMAASKSLYAIYTSTQGAPGG, from the coding sequence ATGAGCGGCATGATCGAGCGCTACCCCGACCCGGCGGTGCGCGTGCTGGACCCGGCCTTCAACGCACTGCGCCTGCCGCTGGCGGGGCTGGAGCGCCTCTGGACCGGCGGCCGCTGGGGGGAGGGGCCCGTCTGGTTCGGCGATCATCGCTGCCTCATCTGGTCCGACATCCCGAACAACCGGATGCTGCGCTGGTCCGAAAGCACGGGCCTGGTGGATGAGTTCCGCAAGCCGTCGAACAACGCGAATGGCAATACGCGGGACCGCGAAGGCCGCCTCGTCACCTGTGAGCACCTGACCGGCCGCGTCGTCCGCACCGAGCATGACGGGCGCATCACCGTCATCGCCGAGCATTATCAGGGCAAGCGGCTGAACAGCCCGAACGACGTGGTGGTGAAGTCCGATGGCAGCATCTGGTTCACCGACCCCCCCTTCGGCCTGCTCGGCTTCTACGAGGGCGAGAAGCGCGCGCCGGAATTGCCGCACACCAACCTTTACCGGGTGGATGGGCAGACCGGCGCCATCACCTGCGTGGCCGATGACGTGGACCATCCGAACGGGCTGGCCTTCAGCCCGGATGAGCGCATCCTCTACGTCATCGAAAGCCGGAGCGAGCCGCGCAATATCCTGGCCTATGACGTGGACGGCGCCAGGCTGCGCAACCGCCGCGTCCTGGTGCGCTGCGAGCCGGGCGAGACGCCGGATGGCTTCCGCGTCGATGTGGCGGGCAACCTCTGGTGCGGCTGGGGCATGGGCGCGCCGGGGCTGGATGGCGTGAAGGTGTTCAACCCTGCCGGCCAGCCCATCGGCTTCATTGATCTGCCGGAGCGCTGCGCCAACCTCGCCTTTGGCGGGCGCCACCGAAACCGCCTCTTCATGGCGGCCAGCAAGTCGCTCTACGCGATCTACACGAGCACCCAGGGAGCGCCGGGCGGCTGA
- a CDS encoding monovalent cation/H+ antiporter complex subunit F → MTTGLIPWAAGLAALIVALGCIPVVLRLLVGPSSADRVIATDMLGLLGVCFAALVAVIAGHAAFLDIAFGIALVGFLGAVAFARLMERASAPPAREPAA, encoded by the coding sequence ATGACCACCGGCTTGATTCCCTGGGCCGCGGGCCTCGCCGCCCTGATTGTCGCGCTGGGGTGCATCCCTGTTGTGCTGCGGCTGCTGGTCGGGCCCTCCTCGGCGGACCGTGTCATTGCGACCGACATGCTGGGCCTGCTCGGCGTCTGCTTCGCCGCGCTGGTCGCCGTCATCGCCGGACATGCCGCCTTCCTCGACATCGCCTTCGGCATCGCGCTCGTGGGCTTCCTCGGCGCCGTCGCCTTCGCACGGCTGATGGAGCGCGCGAGCGCCCCGCCGGCGCGGGAGCCCGCCGCATGA
- a CDS encoding Na+/H+ antiporter subunit E, translating to MRIALAWIRVGATFVVELAKSTLATIRAVLGPPERLRPAILAVPLDIRSPGGTVLFADMVTLTPGTTSLEVSADGRTLYVHVLDAPDRAAAIAGMKSTLEARAREVLP from the coding sequence ATGAGGATCGCCCTCGCCTGGATTCGTGTCGGCGCCACCTTCGTGGTGGAGCTTGCGAAATCCACGCTCGCCACCATCCGCGCCGTGCTCGGCCCGCCGGAGCGCCTGCGGCCCGCCATCCTCGCCGTGCCGCTCGACATCCGCTCGCCCGGCGGGACGGTGCTCTTCGCCGACATGGTGACGCTGACGCCCGGCACCACGAGCCTTGAGGTCTCGGCCGATGGCCGGACGCTCTACGTCCATGTGCTGGACGCGCCGGACCGGGCGGCGGCGATCGCCGGCATGAAATCCACCCTGGAGGCCCGCGCGCGGGAGGTGCTGCCATGA
- a CDS encoding proton-conducting transporter transmembrane domain-containing protein translates to MRQFLLVAPILVPLLATALTALLWSRPAGQRLVGLAAALLMLAATLALLAEVLSGGMVVGQMGNWPAPFGITLVVDHLSAAMLVITGLMGLAVAIYAMGPGAQERDRAGFQPLFHALLMGVAGAFSTGDLFNLYVWFEVMLIASFGLLVLDRTREQLDGGIRYVMLNLVGTTVFLLSVGLLYGLTGTLNLADMARVAPTVENQGALAAAAVLLLVSFGAKSAVFPLFNWLPASYHTASMPVAAIFAALLTKVGVYAIIRIFTLVFAHDHALFGPIIGAVAIATMVVGVLGAAAHYDVRRILSFHIISQIGYMLVGVALMTPLAIAGSVLYVIHHIVVKANLFLVAGAMRQMGGSFALARLGGLWATAPLLGLLFLIPALSLAGIPPLSGFWGKLVVIRAGLEAEAFVLAGVALAVGLLTLYSMIKIWNEAFWKAAPEAAPEAAPAPGWTRGERLATFAPIVLLCGVTLAIGFWTEPFAAFSLAAAEALLDRDAYIAAVLGPNPLQLAETAR, encoded by the coding sequence ATGCGCCAGTTCCTGCTCGTGGCACCCATCCTGGTTCCTCTGCTGGCCACCGCACTCACGGCGCTGCTCTGGTCCCGCCCGGCAGGCCAGCGCCTGGTGGGCCTCGCCGCCGCGCTGCTCATGCTGGCCGCGACGCTGGCCCTGCTGGCCGAAGTGCTCTCGGGCGGCATGGTCGTGGGGCAGATGGGCAACTGGCCCGCGCCCTTCGGCATCACCCTGGTGGTGGACCATCTCTCCGCCGCGATGCTCGTCATCACCGGCCTGATGGGCCTGGCCGTCGCCATCTACGCGATGGGCCCGGGCGCGCAGGAGCGGGACCGCGCCGGCTTCCAGCCGCTGTTCCACGCGCTGCTGATGGGCGTGGCCGGCGCCTTCTCCACCGGAGACCTCTTCAACCTCTACGTCTGGTTCGAGGTGATGCTGATCGCCTCCTTCGGCCTGCTGGTGCTCGACCGCACGCGCGAGCAGCTGGATGGCGGCATCCGCTACGTGATGCTGAACCTGGTCGGCACCACCGTCTTCCTGCTGTCGGTCGGGCTGCTCTATGGGCTGACGGGCACGCTGAACCTGGCCGACATGGCGCGCGTGGCGCCCACCGTGGAGAACCAAGGCGCACTGGCCGCGGCGGCGGTGCTGCTGCTGGTCTCCTTCGGGGCCAAGTCCGCGGTGTTTCCGCTCTTCAACTGGCTGCCGGCCTCCTACCACACGGCCTCCATGCCGGTGGCGGCGATTTTCGCCGCGCTTCTGACAAAGGTCGGCGTCTACGCCATCATCCGCATCTTCACGCTCGTCTTCGCGCATGACCACGCGCTGTTCGGGCCGATCATCGGGGCGGTCGCGATCGCGACGATGGTGGTGGGCGTCCTGGGTGCGGCCGCGCATTACGATGTGCGGCGGATCCTCTCGTTCCACATCATCAGCCAGATCGGGTACATGCTGGTGGGCGTGGCATTGATGACGCCGCTCGCGATCGCGGGCAGCGTGCTCTACGTCATCCACCATATCGTGGTGAAGGCGAACCTCTTCCTCGTCGCGGGCGCGATGCGGCAGATGGGCGGCTCCTTCGCGCTGGCGCGGCTGGGCGGGCTCTGGGCCACGGCGCCGCTCCTCGGTCTCCTGTTCCTGATCCCAGCGCTCTCGCTGGCCGGCATCCCGCCGCTCTCGGGCTTCTGGGGCAAGCTTGTCGTCATCCGCGCGGGGCTGGAGGCGGAGGCCTTCGTGCTGGCGGGCGTGGCGCTCGCCGTCGGGCTGCTCACGCTCTACTCCATGATCAAGATCTGGAACGAGGCCTTCTGGAAGGCCGCGCCCGAAGCCGCGCCCGAAGCCGCGCCGGCGCCCGGGTGGACGCGCGGCGAGCGCCTCGCGACCTTCGCGCCGATCGTGCTGCTCTGCGGCGTCACGCTGGCCATCGGGTTCTGGACCGAGCCATTCGCCGCCTTCTCCCTTGCCGCGGCCGAGGCGCTGCTCGATCGCGACGCCTACATCGCGGCCGTGCTCGGCCCGAACCCCCTGCAGCTTGCGGAGACCGCGCGATGA
- a CDS encoding NADH-quinone oxidoreductase subunit K translates to MEAALALTIGLLVAAAAYLLLARDLPRALLGFVLLGTGVNLAIFAAGRVGGMVPPLVDPGASVLVAGAGNPLPQALILTAIVIGFGLAAFALVLVMRAHAAFGSVSAEEMDEAERPDHAGPPAVPAAAGAGQSAARKEAA, encoded by the coding sequence ATGGAAGCCGCCCTTGCCCTCACCATCGGTCTGCTCGTCGCCGCGGCCGCCTACCTGCTGCTGGCGCGCGACCTGCCGCGCGCGCTGCTCGGCTTCGTCCTGCTCGGCACGGGTGTGAACCTTGCCATCTTCGCGGCCGGGCGGGTTGGCGGCATGGTGCCGCCGCTGGTGGACCCGGGCGCCTCGGTGCTGGTCGCTGGTGCTGGGAACCCGCTGCCCCAGGCGCTGATCCTGACCGCCATCGTCATCGGCTTCGGCCTCGCCGCCTTCGCCCTGGTGCTGGTGATGCGGGCCCACGCCGCCTTCGGCAGCGTCTCCGCCGAGGAGATGGACGAGGCCGAGCGCCCGGACCATGCAGGTCCCCCGGCCGTCCCGGCGGCCGCAGGCGCGGGCCAGTCCGCTGCACGGAAGGAGGCGGCGTGA
- a CDS encoding sensor histidine kinase: protein MTPATDDPPPASRPRPVLPPGLRLPAAAGLLVFAVAVGTTQIALQATNREADRQLQQLGRVYLDGLAASVRTGLEAGDPDYVAGRFGRAFGEQHGVAERALFAFDPAGRLLARHGDPLLPEPDRALLEREGWRMDPVGGVAWAARSVEGASGSAGRIVAALDIGPILAARERLSWTIIVMDLLLAALFALLAWFVLHRLGRPLRLLVRELSEGASRPPARLPDALINAVDPRTAHVLGAYNRMADGVRERERLAAELADREQAAALGQLAANVAHEVRNPLAGLATAVSTLRRFGDRPGEREEALAFLERGINALERIVSRTLSLYRPEQDHPLTRADLDDLRHLARPAAERQGVTLAFGLDLPEGHLGTGAGGVRQVLLNLLLNACAATPRGGVVGLQARIVEGDLLCEITDEGPGLDPAAAERLSGGGAPPETGSRRLGLGVVVGLLGDLDARASVAARPGGGTAIRLVIPLDRSRAA from the coding sequence ATGACGCCCGCGACCGACGATCCACCCCCGGCGAGCCGGCCGCGCCCCGTTCTGCCGCCTGGCCTGCGGCTGCCCGCGGCCGCCGGCCTCCTGGTCTTCGCGGTGGCGGTGGGCACGACGCAGATCGCGCTGCAGGCCACCAACCGGGAGGCGGACCGGCAGCTCCAGCAACTCGGCCGGGTCTATCTGGACGGGCTCGCGGCCAGCGTCCGGACAGGGCTCGAGGCCGGCGATCCGGACTATGTCGCGGGACGCTTCGGCCGCGCCTTCGGCGAGCAGCATGGCGTGGCTGAACGCGCGCTCTTCGCGTTTGACCCGGCCGGCCGCCTGCTGGCGCGGCATGGCGACCCGCTCCTGCCCGAGCCCGACCGGGCGCTGCTGGAGCGGGAGGGCTGGCGGATGGACCCTGTGGGCGGCGTCGCCTGGGCCGCACGCAGCGTGGAGGGGGCCTCGGGTTCCGCGGGCCGCATCGTCGCCGCGCTCGATATCGGGCCGATCCTGGCGGCGCGCGAGCGCCTTTCCTGGACGATCATCGTGATGGACCTGCTGCTCGCGGCGCTCTTCGCGTTGCTGGCCTGGTTCGTGCTGCACCGCCTGGGCCGGCCGCTGCGGCTGCTGGTCCGCGAACTGTCCGAGGGCGCAAGCCGCCCCCCCGCGCGCCTGCCCGATGCGCTGATCAACGCCGTTGATCCGCGCACGGCCCACGTGCTCGGCGCCTATAACCGCATGGCCGATGGTGTGCGCGAGCGCGAGCGGCTGGCGGCGGAACTGGCCGATCGGGAGCAGGCGGCGGCGCTGGGCCAATTGGCCGCCAATGTCGCCCATGAGGTCCGCAACCCGCTTGCCGGCCTCGCCACCGCCGTCTCCACCCTGCGCCGCTTCGGTGACCGCCCGGGGGAGCGCGAGGAGGCGCTCGCCTTTCTCGAGCGCGGGATCAACGCGCTGGAGCGCATCGTCAGCCGCACGCTGAGCCTCTACCGCCCCGAGCAGGACCACCCGCTGACCCGGGCGGATCTCGATGATCTGCGGCATCTGGCCCGCCCGGCGGCGGAGCGGCAGGGCGTGACGCTCGCCTTCGGGCTGGACCTGCCGGAGGGGCATCTCGGCACGGGCGCCGGTGGCGTGCGCCAGGTGTTGCTGAACCTGCTGCTCAATGCCTGCGCGGCGACGCCGCGCGGGGGCGTGGTCGGGCTGCAGGCGCGGATCGTGGAGGGCGATCTGCTGTGCGAGATCACCGATGAAGGCCCGGGCCTCGACCCTGCCGCGGCGGAACGGCTTTCGGGTGGCGGGGCGCCGCCCGAGACAGGCTCGCGCCGCCTGGGCCTTGGTGTCGTCGTCGGGCTGCTGGGCGATCTCGACGCCC
- a CDS encoding MnhB domain-containing protein yields the protein MPSSLILRVSAPLLLWVPMVVSLYLLVRGHNAPGGGFVGGLVASAGLVFFAISRGQAAALAVMRAPPAAWCGVGLLVAAGSGLLAWLDPSAGYLTHRWWFPQIPLTLPLNTAFVFDVGVYLVVIGTVTAMVFALVAEE from the coding sequence ATGCCATCCTCCCTCATTCTCCGCGTTTCGGCGCCGCTGCTGCTCTGGGTGCCGATGGTCGTCTCGCTCTACCTCCTCGTGCGCGGCCACAACGCGCCGGGCGGCGGCTTCGTGGGCGGGCTCGTCGCCTCGGCGGGACTGGTCTTCTTCGCCATCTCGCGTGGGCAGGCGGCCGCACTCGCGGTGATGCGCGCGCCGCCTGCCGCCTGGTGCGGCGTGGGCCTGCTGGTCGCGGCGGGCAGCGGCCTGCTCGCCTGGCTCGATCCCTCGGCCGGCTACCTGACGCATCGTTGGTGGTTCCCGCAGATCCCGCTGACGCTGCCGCTGAACACCGCCTTCGTCTTCGATGTGGGCGTCTATCTCGTGGTGATCGGCACCGTCACGGCGATGGTCTTCGCCCTCGTGGCGGAGGAGTGA
- a CDS encoding thiamine pyrophosphate-binding protein, with amino-acid sequence MTQTPYTVGDLVAEFLSRIGVSTVFGIVSVHNIPMLDAIGRRNAIRYVMCRGEMGGAHMADAYARVTGGLGVLFTSTGPGMANSIGGLVEARFAGSPVLHITGQTATRFVDRDMGTVHDVPGQTAILAASGKAAYRVRAAGEALGVLMRAAAEAMTPPRGPVSVEIPIDLQRAVIPRPAELDSLALAPPPPLPPSEAALDEVAEILARAKRPMIWLGNGAREAGQGARALLDLGFAAVSSWNGRGIIPEDHPMTFGALHGNGAPRILGFYEGVDAMLVLGSRLRGHEMMEFSMKLPDNLIHVDVDSAANGRTYPNRYFLQGDAELVAQGLARRLKGRIAVEPGYAADVARTKALAIEEYEATLGPYASFARQLRAAMPRDALWVRDITISNSTWGNRTFEVYGPRDAVHPVGAAIGPGLPLGIGAAMGAGGRKTVAMVGDGGFAMNLTELWTAVQERARLCTIVMNDRGYGVIRHIQDAVVDGRRFGDELQGPALEPLAALAGLPYFRVGAAEEFGPVVARALAVDGPTLIEVDMTAIGEFPPYAPYNTMGKHAERARR; translated from the coding sequence ATGACCCAAACCCCCTACACCGTGGGCGACCTGGTCGCCGAATTCCTCTCACGCATCGGCGTGAGCACGGTCTTTGGCATCGTCTCCGTCCACAATATTCCGATGCTGGATGCCATCGGCCGGCGCAACGCCATCCGCTACGTCATGTGCCGCGGCGAAATGGGGGGCGCGCACATGGCCGATGCCTATGCGCGCGTGACAGGTGGCCTCGGCGTACTGTTCACCAGCACCGGCCCCGGCATGGCCAACAGCATCGGCGGCCTGGTCGAGGCGCGCTTCGCGGGCTCGCCCGTGCTGCACATCACCGGGCAGACGGCCACCAGATTCGTGGATCGCGACATGGGCACGGTGCATGACGTGCCGGGCCAGACCGCGATCCTCGCCGCCTCCGGCAAGGCCGCCTATCGCGTGCGGGCCGCCGGCGAGGCGCTGGGCGTGCTGATGCGCGCGGCGGCCGAGGCGATGACGCCGCCGCGCGGCCCGGTCTCGGTCGAGATCCCGATCGACCTCCAGCGCGCCGTCATCCCGCGCCCGGCCGAGCTGGATTCGCTCGCTCTCGCGCCGCCGCCGCCGCTGCCGCCGAGCGAGGCCGCGCTGGACGAGGTGGCCGAGATCCTGGCACGCGCGAAGCGGCCCATGATCTGGCTCGGCAATGGCGCGCGCGAGGCGGGGCAGGGGGCGCGGGCGCTGCTCGATCTCGGCTTCGCCGCCGTTTCCTCCTGGAACGGCCGCGGCATCATCCCGGAGGATCACCCGATGACCTTCGGCGCGCTGCACGGCAATGGCGCGCCGCGCATCCTGGGCTTCTACGAGGGCGTGGATGCCATGCTCGTGCTCGGCTCGCGGCTGCGCGGGCATGAGATGATGGAATTCTCCATGAAGCTGCCGGACAACCTCATCCATGTGGATGTGGATTCGGCGGCCAATGGGCGCACCTATCCCAACCGCTATTTCCTCCAGGGCGATGCGGAGCTGGTGGCGCAGGGGCTCGCGCGGCGCCTCAAGGGCCGCATCGCGGTCGAGCCGGGCTATGCCGCGGATGTGGCGCGCACCAAGGCGCTGGCCATCGAGGAATACGAGGCGACGCTTGGTCCCTATGCCTCCTTCGCGCGCCAGTTGCGTGCCGCGATGCCGCGCGACGCGCTCTGGGTGCGGGACATCACCATCAGCAATTCCACCTGGGGCAACCGCACCTTCGAGGTCTATGGCCCGCGTGATGCCGTCCATCCGGTGGGGGCTGCCATCGGGCCGGGCCTGCCGCTGGGCATCGGGGCGGCGATGGGGGCGGGCGGGCGCAAGACCGTCGCGATGGTGGGCGATGGCGGCTTCGCCATGAACCTGACCGAGCTCTGGACCGCCGTGCAGGAGCGCGCGCGGCTCTGCACCATCGTGATGAACGACCGCGGCTATGGCGTGATCCGGCACATCCAGGACGCGGTGGTGGATGGCCGCCGCTTCGGCGATGAGCTGCAGGGCCCGGCGCTGGAGCCCTTGGCCGCGCTGGCGGGTCTGCCCTACTTCCGCGTCGGCGCGGCGGAGGAATTCGGGCCCGTGGTCGCCCGCGCGCTGGCGGTGGATGGGCCCACCCTGATCGAGGTGGACATGACCGCGATCGGCGAATTCCCGCCCTATGCGCCCTACAACACGATGGGCAAACACGCGGAACGCGCGCGGCGCTAG
- the mbhE gene encoding hydrogen gas-evolving membrane-bound hydrogenase subunit E: protein MMPAPDSALQLPLLVGLAAAALAAALPARRAAMVGAAAATCAFSGYLLLAAAAPLSVGFWSVPSLGVAGGLRLDGLSLLFTLLITGIGALVLLYAGRYLEGDPRLRRLIVLLLLFMVAMLGAVTADDVVTLFIFWELTSLASFFLVGHDHEKPAARKAALQALLVTGGGGLALLAGLILVAMAAGTTSLSGIIAAREVVLAHPASVPAMLLIVLGCFTKSAQFPFHFWLPNAMAAPTPVSAYLHSATMVKLGVYLLARLNPLYATEALWHDLLTWAGLLTAATGALLALRETDLKRVLAYTTVTALGTLVMLIGIAPDLSATAAVTFLLVHALYKAALFLIAGVLDHETGTRDASALGGLRGAMPWTAGAAVLAALSMAGLPPFVGFVAKEIVYEAKLAAGGMAPVVAVIGFAVNAAMVAVAGLLSWRIFFGSVRPTPREPHDPPISMLAGPVLLACLGLLAGIAPSLPGEWLVNGAAAAILGHPADVPLKLWHGFTPVLALSAATVGLGLLILLGWERLMPRLRGLVLLDRLGPSRGYERALAGVIGWAEGTTRAVQHGSLRGYMRTLLLVTALAPLAVLAIRGGFDRPMGGTLDPRAFAFLLIAVGALATALARSTLAAVLSTGLVGFGTALVFLSFGAPDVALTQFTVEVLLVVILATVLLRLPLRGRDARTPRQRTGDAAVALALGGSVASLLLAVLASPFDPRLGSWFGENSVPAGHGRNVVNVILVDFRALDTLGEIAVLAIAAFAVLALLRGAARPLAPRN from the coding sequence ATGATGCCCGCACCGGATTCCGCCCTGCAGCTCCCCTTGCTCGTCGGCCTGGCCGCCGCTGCGCTGGCGGCAGCACTTCCCGCCAGGCGGGCGGCCATGGTCGGCGCCGCCGCGGCCACCTGCGCCTTCAGCGGCTACCTGCTGCTTGCCGCGGCGGCGCCGCTCTCGGTCGGCTTCTGGTCCGTCCCCTCGCTCGGCGTGGCGGGAGGGTTGCGGCTCGATGGGCTCTCGCTGCTTTTCACCCTGCTCATCACCGGCATCGGCGCGCTCGTGCTGCTCTATGCCGGGCGCTACCTGGAGGGCGATCCGAGGCTGCGTCGCCTCATCGTCCTGCTGCTGCTGTTCATGGTGGCGATGCTCGGTGCGGTCACCGCGGATGATGTCGTCACGCTTTTCATCTTCTGGGAGCTGACCAGCCTCGCTTCCTTCTTTTTGGTCGGCCACGATCATGAGAAGCCGGCCGCGCGCAAGGCCGCGCTGCAGGCGCTGCTGGTGACGGGTGGCGGCGGCCTCGCGCTGCTGGCTGGCCTGATCCTGGTGGCGATGGCGGCGGGCACCACCAGCCTCTCGGGCATCATCGCCGCGCGGGAGGTGGTGCTGGCGCACCCGGCTTCGGTGCCGGCCATGCTGCTGATCGTGCTGGGCTGCTTCACGAAGTCGGCGCAGTTCCCCTTCCACTTCTGGCTGCCGAATGCGATGGCGGCGCCGACCCCCGTCAGCGCCTATCTGCACTCCGCGACGATGGTGAAGCTCGGCGTCTACCTGCTGGCGCGGTTGAACCCGCTCTACGCGACGGAGGCGCTGTGGCATGACCTGCTGACCTGGGCGGGGCTGCTGACGGCGGCGACCGGCGCCCTGCTGGCACTGCGCGAGACGGACCTCAAGCGCGTGCTCGCCTATACCACCGTCACCGCCCTGGGCACGCTCGTCATGCTCATCGGCATCGCGCCGGACCTCTCGGCGACGGCGGCGGTGACCTTCCTGCTGGTGCATGCGCTCTACAAGGCGGCGCTGTTCCTCATCGCGGGCGTCCTCGACCACGAGACGGGCACGCGCGACGCCTCCGCCCTGGGCGGTCTGCGCGGCGCCATGCCATGGACCGCCGGAGCGGCGGTGCTGGCGGCCTTGTCCATGGCGGGGCTGCCGCCCTTCGTCGGCTTCGTGGCGAAGGAGATCGTCTATGAGGCGAAGCTCGCCGCCGGCGGCATGGCGCCCGTCGTCGCGGTCATCGGCTTCGCGGTGAACGCGGCGATGGTGGCGGTGGCCGGGCTGCTTTCCTGGCGCATCTTCTTCGGGTCGGTGCGGCCCACCCCGCGCGAGCCGCATGATCCGCCGATTTCCATGCTGGCCGGCCCCGTGCTGCTGGCGTGCCTCGGGCTGCTGGCCGGCATCGCGCCCTCCCTGCCGGGCGAATGGCTGGTGAACGGCGCCGCCGCCGCCATCCTGGGTCACCCGGCCGATGTGCCGCTGAAGCTCTGGCACGGCTTCACCCCCGTCCTCGCCCTGAGCGCGGCCACGGTCGGGCTCGGTCTGCTGATCCTGCTCGGCTGGGAGCGGCTGATGCCGCGGCTGCGTGGCCTGGTCCTGCTGGACCGCCTCGGTCCCTCGCGCGGCTATGAGCGGGCGCTGGCGGGCGTGATCGGCTGGGCCGAGGGGACGACGCGCGCCGTGCAGCACGGCAGCCTGCGCGGCTACATGCGCACCCTGCTGCTGGTGACGGCGCTGGCGCCGCTCGCGGTGCTGGCGATCCGTGGCGGCTTCGACCGGCCCATGGGCGGCACGCTCGATCCGCGCGCCTTCGCCTTCCTGCTCATCGCCGTCGGTGCGCTCGCCACGGCGCTGGCGCGCAGCACCTTGGCCGCCGTCCTCTCCACCGGGCTGGTCGGCTTCGGCACGGCCCTGGTCTTCCTGAGCTTCGGCGCGCCCGATGTCGCGCTCACGCAGTTCACGGTCGAGGTGCTGCTGGTGGTCATCCTCGCCACCGTGCTGCTGCGCCTGCCGCTCCGCGGCCGCGATGCGCGCACGCCCCGCCAACGCACCGGTGACGCCGCGGTGGCGCTGGCGCTCGGCGGCTCCGTCGCTTCGCTGCTGCTGGCCGTGCTGGCCTCTCCCTTCGACCCGAGGCTCGGCTCCTGGTTCGGCGAGAACAGCGTGCCGGCCGGGCATGGGCGGAACGTGGTGAACGTCATCCTCGTGGATTTCCGCGCGCTGGACACGCTGGGCGAGATCGCCGTGCTCGCCATCGCCGCCTTCGCGGTCCTCGCGCTGCTGCGCGGCGCGGCACGCCCCCTTGCGCCCAGGAATTGA